A portion of the Phaeodactylum tricornutum CCAP 1055/1 chromosome 7, whole genome shotgun sequence genome contains these proteins:
- a CDS encoding predicted protein — MFAAMNGRRLSNGTDSTRRLLHREDCGGSSGVRSSRPVPNSSRPQTQRVRFPDEDRESVDGTLDSLFGLITAALATACSAGLFTMLPFSLAAYRRLASQLGASSILDALALLLPNTRICLSGDSDIPSPVGTSILVSNHLMDGDWWALLMLGRCVGLRGSIKFFLRNEYFNLKLHNSDSATSRSNSTTIATSKAVGTAVHIRNENAQASSSLPRVSHLREGSTSHGIAIMANLLHQFLEFPLLSGDDHTADREQLVRLLRSFAHDNASAPVHLLFFPEGWSLHNGADRTAILAKSNEFAQREGRPQLKHLLLPRARGFNASLECLRESSPVVYDVTMAYSGYNGSLPPSIELTFPALWKLLRGFPREIHIRIKRYSMEEVTQDSSWLDQKWAEKDRLLSHFARHQTFPADNRGYCRHRVFDTRTHAFESSIIALGRLLLLPLAVPLFVLVSIPIFWALMWLWLAHWAYRQLFGRVEQSSSNGGSSGSVGSAGAGTTPGTSSASGTPFFPATPFASPTVTSWRDMFSKSASSSSPS; from the exons ATGTTCGCCGCCATGAACGGGAGGAGATTGAGCAACGGGACCGATTCCACTCGAAGGCTGCTTCATCGTGAAGATTGTGGCGGTTCTAGTGGAGTCCGATCATCGCGACCAGTACCGAATTCATCGAGACCGCAGACACAAAGAGTCCGCTTTCCGGATGAAGATCGGGAAAGTGTCGATGGAACTCTGGATAGCTTATTTGGTTTGATCACCGCCGCCTTGGCAACTGCTTGTTCAGCAGGTCTCTTTACTATGTTACCATTTTCCTTGGCTGCGTATCGGAGATTGGCTTCACAATTGGGAGCGTCATCGATCCTCGATGCATTGGCGCTGTTGCTCCCGAATACGAGAATCTGTTTATCTGGGGATTCTGATATACCGAGTCCAGTAGGAACTTCGATTCTGGTGTCTAACCATTTGATGGATGGGGACTGGTGGGCGCTATTAATGCTGGGGCGGTGCGTTGGGCTTCGAGGGAGTATTAAGTTCTTCCTTCGAAACGAGTATTTTAATCTCAAACTTCACAACTCAGATTCCGCGACAAGTCGATCTAACTCAACCACAATTGCTACGAGTAAAGCGGTGGGAACTGCTGTTCACATTCGGAACGAGAACGCCCAGGCCAGTTCATCGTTGCCGCGAGTCTCGCACCTGCGCGAGGGCTCTACCTCTCACGGCATTGCCATCATGGCAAATCTTCTCCACCAGTTTCTTGAGTTCCCGCTGCTGAGTGGGGACGACCACACTGCTGACAGAGAACAGCTAGTTCGACTGCTGAGGTCGTTTGCACACGACAATGCATCGGCCCCTGTTCATTTGCTGTTCTTTCCAGAAGGATGGTCGCTCCACAATGGTGCTGACCGAACAGCAATATTGGCCAAGAGTAACGAATTTGCTCAACGAGAAGGCCGCCCGCAATTAAAGCACCTGTTGCTGCCCCGTGCTCGTGGTTTCAACGCAAGTCTTGAATGTTTACGAGAATCCAGTCCAGTAGTCTACGATGTCACGATG GCCTACAGTGGGTACAATGGATCGCTTCCACCTTCTATTGAGCTTACCTTTCCCGCCTTGTGGAAACTGCTTCGTGGGTTCCCTCGTGAAATACACATCCGAATCAAGCGATACAGCATGGAAGAGGTTACTCAGGACTCATCTTGGCTAGATCAAAAGTGGGCAGAAAAGGATCGTCTTTTGAGTCACTTTGCTCGGCATCAAACCTTTCCTGCTGATAACCGAGGCTACTGCCGACATCGAGTCTTTGATACGAGAACGCATGCGTTTGAATCTTCCATCATCGCACTTGGACGCTTGCTGCTATTGCCATTGGCTGTTCCGTTGTTCGTTTTGGTATCTATCCCAATATTTTGGGCCTTGATGTGGTTGTGGCTGGCACACTGGGCTTATCGGCAACTATTTGGTCGGGTAGAAcagtcgtcgtccaacgGAGGCTCGTCTGGGAGTGTCGGAAGTGCTGGTGCAGGTACCACACCTGGTACTTCGTCCGCTTCCGGAACACCCTTCTTCCCAGCTACTCCGTTTGCGTCTCCAACGGTGACTTCCTGGCGTGACATGTTCTCAAAGAGTgcctcatcatcgtcgccatcTTAA
- the RPE2 gene encoding ribulose-phosphate 3-epimerase (Catalyzes the interconversion of D-ribulose 5-phosphate and D-xylulose 5-phosphate in the pentose phosphate pathway.): MSHSCPALIAPSLLSCDLANIATDAKQMLDMGADWLHMDIMDGHFVPNLSFGPPVIASLREAIKDAYIDCHLMVSAPFKWVAPMKKAGCTSFTFHLESEMPEGGVPAMIEMVKDAGMKVGMVIKPGTPIENLDPFIPDIDMVLIMTVEPGFSGQSFMADMMPKIKYLRSNYPNLNIQVDGGVSPSTIDAAAEAGANVIVAASAIFGSDDRQGVINALRAGVEKYQTE, translated from the coding sequence ATGAGTCATTCCTGTCCTGCACTAATTGCCCCATCACTACTATCGTGTGATTTGGCAAATATTGCCACCGATGCCAAACAAATGTTGGACATGGGGGCGGATTGGTTGCACATGGATATCATGGACGGCCATTTCGTTCCGAATTTATCCTTTGGTCCACCGGTAATTGCTAGTTTACGGGAAGCTATTAAAGATGCCTACATTGACTGTCATTTGATGGTTAGCGCACCGTTCAAATGGGTAGCACCTATGAAAAAGGCGGGATGTACATCATTTACCTTCCATTTGGAAAGTGAGATGCCCGAAGGGGGAGTTCCCGCTATGATTGAGATGGTCAAGGACGCGGGTATGAAAGTCGGTATGGTGATCAAACCAGGAACTCCAATTGAAAACCTGGACCCTTTTATACCCGATATTGACATGGTGTTGATTATGACAGTAGAGCCCGGTTTCAGCGGTCAATCATTTATGGCGGACATGATGCCGAAGATCAAGTATCTTCGCTCGAACTACCCGAATTTGAACATTCAAGTTGATGGCGGCGTAAGCCCTTCCACCATTGACGCTGCGGCCGAAGCTGGAGCTAACGTAATCGTTGCTGCTAGTGCTATTTTTGGTTCGGACGATCGGCAAGGAGTCATTAATGCTTTGCGCGCTGGTGTCGAAAAGTACCAAACTGAGTAG
- a CDS encoding predicted protein — protein sequence VLYGSLRDSSFSRKLAYELARLLEALGCDVRVYNPRGLPVRDPTLEDHVKVQELRALTQWSDGHVWVSPEMHGTVTGVFKNQIDWIPLNTGSLRPTQGKTCLVAQVNGGSQSFNAVNALRLLARWMRMPCCTNQSSVAKAWQEFDEAGRMKASGFRERVVDCAEEFAKFTAVMVPVAEQLTDRFSERQEKARE from the coding sequence GTCTTATACGGATCTCTCCGcgattcttccttttctcgcAAACTCGCGTACGAGCTCGCGCGACTCCTTGAAGCCCTTGGTTGTGACGTTCGTGTGTACAATCCTCGCGGGTTACCCGTTCGCGACCCCACACTGGAAGATCATGTCAAAGTCCAGGAGCTCCGTGCGCTCACGCAATGGAGCGATGGCCACGTCTGGGTTTCTCCCGAAATGCATGGCACCGTAACGGGCGTCTTTAAAAACCAGATCGATTGGATACCTCTCAACACCGGTTCGCTCCGACCAACCCAAGGAAAAACCTGCTTAGTGGCCCAAGTGAATGGAGGGTCGCAGTCATTCAATGCGGTCAACGCCCTGCGGTTGTTGGCTCGGTGGATGCGCATGCCGTGTTGTACCAACCAATCCAGTGTCGCCAAGGCATGGCAAGAGTTTGACGAAGCCGGGCGTATGAAAGCGAGCGGCTTCAGGGAACGGGTCGTTGATTGCGCGGAAGAATTTGCTAAATTTACTGCCGTCATGGTGCCGGTAGCCGAGCAGTTGACCGATCGATTCAGCGAGcgacaagaaaaagctcgCGAA